From Zea mays cultivar B73 chromosome 3, Zm-B73-REFERENCE-NAM-5.0, whole genome shotgun sequence:
GTTCTCCTTTTTACCATTAATTTATTGATAATCAAGTGCACTGCAGCATATGAAATACGGTGATGCCAATGCTATCTTTGTCGGCATGGAGTTTAGGATAAGACTCACTGCCCTATAATAACAAACCAGAAGTATGAATTGACAAGTTTCACATGGATTTGTTTTCGTTGCATGACTACCTCCTACTGCAAATGCTCTCCTTGTAATACCAAATAATCCATCGAAGTTCCCATATATCCTTATGCTGACTTGGAGTGTAGTTCTACCAGCGATGCATAAACTCCACCCTTTCCCACAAGGTATTCATGCTTCCCCTTCTCAGCAACTTCACCATCTTTCATGACTACGATCATATCTGCCCCTTTAATTGTGGACAGTCGGTGCGCCACAACAATGGTGGTCCTGCTAACCATCACTTGGTCCAGTGCATCTTGAACAATGTGCTCTCCTTCAGCATCCAGAGCACTTGTTGCCTCGTCGAGTAGAAGTATTTTTGGGTCCTTCAAGATGGCCCTTGCAATAGCAACCCGTTGTTTTTGTCCTCCAGAGAGCTGTGTTCCCCTCTCGCCGACAATAGTGCTATATCCCTGAGGCAAGCTAGATATGAACTCATGAGCATTTGCTGCCTTGGCCGCAGCAACGATCTCATCCTCTCTTACTTCTCCTTGTTTTCCATATGCTATGTTTGTGCGAATTGTGTTGTTGAAAAGTACAGGTTCTTGGCTCACTAAGCCCGTTTGGTCTCTTAACCAACTCAGCTTTAGTTTTTTAAGTTCTGTTCCATCCAGTGAGATTGTACCAGAATCTGGATCGTAGAATCTCTCGAGCAAAGAAATTATTGTTGACTTACCACTACCACTCTCTCCAACAAGTGCAACAGTCTGCATATGAAATTTAGTTTTAAGTTCATCAGTACAAAACATAAAGGAAAATGTGAAAACAAGAACTAATTTTGATTCTTTTTCAGGCTCATTTTGATTGACCCTATCCAGCCTTTTTGAACACAAATGACATGAGCTCTTACTTTCAATTAGAGTATAAAGCAGGTATTGCGGGCAATTGAGCTTTCTAAAGAGATAAAAATAGCATGGGAAAAACCCTTAATTCATAGTAAATCTTTTTTTTGTTACTTTCATCTCATATTGTCTGCCTTTTCTACTCCTTCTGAAAATGGAGTTTGAACTTAAAATTTTGCAGAAGGCTGAATGAATTTCGTACCACCTGTACACAACTTTTCTGAAACTTATGTTAAGGTAAGATGAATTGAGCAATGAGCACTGATTACCTGAGAAAAGTAGCAAACAGTTACTGTATTTGTAGCCAATATCTGATAATTTTCTATTATTTAAGCTGCCCAAGAATTGCCATAACGCTTTTGTGAAGTGTCTAGCATGGTCTAACTTGGTACTAACCTAGCAAGATCAACCACCCAAGTTCCCATCCCCTGTTTCTCCCAATGATCAATGAATAACTAACTACCCCCTCCACCTCCAGTCAAACAACTTATGAATTAACGATGACAAGCATCAAGCAAGCAGTACCTTTCTTGCTGGAATGGCCAAAGTAAAGTTGCTGAGCACTTGGACGTCTGGGCGGGATGGGTATTTGAAGCTTACATGCCTGAAATCTATGTTGCCATCAACTTTTTCTATAATCACGCCTTCATCACTAGTCGAGTTGATTTTAGATCTCCTGTCTATAATAGTTAGTATTGAAATTGTGGATTCCTGGGCTTTTGTTGAATCTGTTGCCGTTGCACTTGTTTGGGAAACTCCAAAAGCTGTGAAAATCAGAGCAAAATAGACCTGCCAGTTGCCTAAATTTAGTCAGTTGCTGAACAAAATGTCATTGTTTAAATGATCCCAAATGCGTATCTCTTACCCTAAAAACGTCTTTAAAAGTTGTTTTTCCTTCGTGTACGAACAGTGCACCAACATAGAAACAAAGAGCATATGTGAGATACATAATTAAGTTTGATAAACTGAAACCAAGGCCTCCAACCATTCCACTTCTAATGCCATGTTTCATTGAAGCTTGGCATTTTTGGATGTATGATGTAATTACCCTCTTCTCTGCACAGAAAGATGCTACTGTTTGAATACTACCAATTGCCTCGGTTACGACTTGACTTGCATCTTCATACATCACCTGTTGCATTTAGTTGTTAGGTGAAACCTTTGATAAGACATTAAATCTTACTAATTTTTTTGTTGATTGTAAACTTCAAAATATATCTACAGTTATTAATATTATATGAAAAACTGCATATTGTCTAAAAAGATTGCACATATTCATCTGTTTTGAAAAGTATCAGGTATGTTTTGCTTTTTTAAACATAAATACGATTACATTCACTGCAGGAAATTCAATATTTTCACCTTAGCATCTTCACTGAACCCTTTCAAGAATTTCACTTGAATATAATTTTGTGAGCCCATTACGGGAATCACACATATGACGATCAGCGTGAGTTTCCAGTCAGAAGCAAATGCTATGGAAAAACCAGCCGCTATTGTTACTATACACTGCACTAGTATGGCCAAGTTATCTCCGACAAGGCGTCGGATGTTCAAAGCATCAATATAGAGTCTCGCGCCAAGGGCCCCACTTCAAAATGAAACAGTAAAAATACTAAAATAATGTCCAAACAGTTGTAGAAAAATGTAAGAAATTTGGGATAAAAATGTTTAAGTAGCAAAACCTAGAATTTGAAGGCTCATCAAACCAAGCAACTTCTTGATGTACTATGCTCTGGAAAGACAAAGAGCGGACACGTTGTATAAGTTTCCCACCAGCAACCCCAAACAGAAAGTATTCCAGTTGGATTGAAATCAGGGCAATGACTGCAAACAGAAGGCACGTCAGTGCCCAAAACCGAGAATCTTTTCGAAGTTGGTGTGGTGGATAGTAGAAAGTTCTTATACCACCAGACATCATTATACTGAACGAGGGGAACAGAAGACCATGCACAAAGGCAACTATAGCAGCTAATAGGAGAACTGGTGCTTCTGGCTTATTAAGTTTGAATAGTCGTCCAATTGGTGCTTTCTTAGGAGCCTTGCTATTACCATGTTCCTGGTCTTCCTGTCTGTCTGTAAAATCTTGCCTGTTCAATTCTTTAGACAGCCCAGTGGTTTTTGTGAAGGAATGATGTCCTTTGTTCCTGGGAGAATCTCTGCCTGTTGATTGTTCCAAAGGTAAACTTCTACTTTTATAGATTGAACCTGACACGTCAGTATCTGGAACCTCATGCCTTTCTGTAGCATGTGCCTGTTGTAACCTAATAAGCTGAGAATAAGCTCCATCAGGGTCCTTAATTAGCTTGTCATGGACACCTGTGTGACATGTCAATTGGTTAATTTGTTCCAAAAAACTGAATTGAACTACCTCTGTTTTTGACTTTTTTCACACTGATTGATTGCTTCTAAGAATTAAAAAGGTGTAATTGGTGTCGAAGAGTCACTTACCTCGTTCAACTACTTTCCCTTGATGAACTACTGCTATGCAGTCTGCGCTCCTGATGGTGCTCAAGCGGTGAGCAACAATGAGTGTAGTTCTCCCTACCATTATCCTATTTAGTGCTTCTTGAACTACCCTTTCAGACTCTACATCTAAAGCACTTGTGGCTTCGTCCAAAAGAAGAATTTTGGGATTTTTGAGGATTGCTCTTGCGATGGCAATCCTTTGCTTTTGCCCCCCAGAAAGCTGAGAACCATGCTGACCTACCGTTGTCTCATATGCCTGTATGAGGTGGAAGACAAGATATTAGTTGGCAGAAACTTAAGTAAGATACATAAATAAGTAGTGTTTCTGAAAGTACGTCAGGCAGCTTTTCAATGAaggttgctgcatttgcaagctcAGCTGCTCTCTTGATCTCTTCAATTGTAGCATCCGCTTTACCATAGGTTATGTTATCCTTGATGGAGGTCATAAAAAGCAATGGTTCTTGGCTGACAAGACTTATCTTTCCTCTTAACCATTGGAGTTGCAGACTTTTGATGTTGACTCCATCTACCAACACTTCACCAGCCTGTGGGTCATAAAATCTCTCCACCATACTAATCACTGTGGATTTACCACTTCCGCTCTCCCCAACTATAGCCATTGTAGTACCACTAGGTACTTGCAGGCACAGGCCATCAAGTATCAACTGCTCAGGCCTTGCAGGGTACCTAAAGAACACATCCTTGAGCTCAACATCTCCCTCGATATCTTCTAATACTATTCCGGAAGTGTCGTTAATGTCAATATTTGGTTTTCTGTTGATAATCTCAAACAATCTTTGTGCTGCAGACTGCCCTTCTGCAATTGCAGAAATAGATGGTGATGCAGTACCTATAGCCCTGTTCCCAAATAATCAAACCTTAATGTCAAAATCTAAAAATGGTTAGGTTAATTTTTATCGAATAATTGTATTTCGGTCCATTTTGGACCTTTCCTCTCTTAATATAATTTtatgcagctctcctgcgtgttcgagaaaaaaattaTCGAATACCGATTCAGTTTCAATCAAAGAGTCTAAGAGTACTTTTCTACTACCATTTATTTCATATGTAGTTCACAGTTACAAAACTCACATTGAGCCAACTAAGATTGCAAATACGATATTGATGACCTGCCCTCCAGTATATCCTTTGCTGATGATTAACTTGGCACCATACCAGAAAGCTAGAGAGTAACTGCTGAAGACAACAAAAAATATGGAGCCTACTCCAAGACCAGTGATGATCCCTTCCATGATTGTAGCCTTGTATGCCTTTTTTATGTGATTGTTGTACATTGCAATTGCTTTCTTCTCTCCATTGAAAGATACAACCTGTTTTGAGATGTTATTGATATTGAATAGTTGCAAAAAAAAACTATTGTCAGCATTAATTTGTATTTAGAAAATGTTAGAATCACCCACTGTTCTTATTGCTCCAATGGTTTGCTCGACAATATTCCCTGCATCTTCATATGATTCTTGCCTCTTTCGAGATATTTGAGCTCGCAACCGGGAGACTGTTGCAAAGGATAAAATGCTTGGAGGTATGCACGCGAGCATAACAAGGGCCAGCATCCAGCCTCTAATGAATCCGATGATAAAGCCACCGACGAAGGTTGTCAAAAGCTGTATGTACTTCCCTACCTTAACATGAGAAGTCAAGTTTTTTAGTGTTGTACATAAGGCTTTTTTCttaagttggttaggtggtcgtcTGTCCCACGCTAAAGCACAGGCCTAAGGCCCGGCATCGGTtgcggtcgttctcacatgggcttcgatgccgctATGTATGGGAAGGGTAGAGGTTCGGGGGAGGTGTGAGAAAGTATTTTTCTTAATACAATACTCGAGGGTTGTCTTATCCCTGCAGGTCGAGTTTTTATGTTGTAGACATGAAAGACCCTTTAATGGAAACTAGGCATACTTTTgtttcttttgtcaaaacaataatGAACTGTTACCTTCTCACCGAGGGCGTCTTGGATGAGTACAGTGTCCGCAGACATTCTTGAGGCTGCTTCTGCAGTTGTCATCTCCACGTCAAAGAATGCAATGTCTTGCCTCAGCACAGCTTCAAGGTATAATGACCGCAACCGTGTTGACTGCCTTTCTCCAGCCACCGTCCAGCATGACACCTCTGGAGCAGGTAAATGTTTCAGCTAATCTTTTGGGATTCTGCTATTCAACTAAAACATAGTTCTCATTTTTAGCTGCTACAAAGTCCGTTCTCTACCTTGTTGAAGTTGTAAGTTGAATTAGCCACATTTTTTTGTGTGTGTTTGGGCTGTGGAATCACCTCATGCTTCATAAGATTGTGCATCGTAAGTTCATCCAATGGATTTTGGTAAAATCAATCTATTCCTCGTGCATATACTAATTATTAACCTGTGAcaaatgaggtggtgatggatcaacccatCCACTTAGCAAATGCCTCAAGTTGTGACAGTGGGAACAGCCAAGCATTCCATTGGTGGCATCTGACAGTTTTcaattcctattatttagctactGGACATCATTTATCCATTCTAGTTACTTTCATGTAGTCCAAGTCCAGATATGTATTACcttcgttctcgaatatttatcgtccgctagtttatttttaaactaatcgGCGACAAACATAAA
This genomic window contains:
- the LOC103651302 gene encoding ABC transporter B family member 5 isoform X1 translates to MAGGARHGSEDDAETTTTNEGRRSSDHAAGATTNYSEHKQLVPFLDMLKYADRTDAALMAVGTVAAVANGMTEPLMTVVFAAVIECFGAGDDATILHRVSKVIMYYIYLGIGTAVSSFLQVSCWTVAGERQSTRLRSLYLEAVLRQDIAFFDVEMTTAEAASRMSADTVLIQDALGEKVGKYIQLLTTFVGGFIIGFIRGWMLALVMLACIPPSILSFATVSRLRAQISRKRQESYEDAGNIVEQTIGAIRTVVSFNGEKKAIAMYNNHIKKAYKATIMEGIITGLGVGSIFFVVFSSYSLAFWYGAKLIISKGYTGGQVINIVFAILVGSMAIGTASPSISAIAEGQSAAQRLFEIINRKPNIDINDTSGIVLEDIEGDVELKDVFFRYPARPEQLILDGLCLQVPSGTTMAIVGESGSGKSTVISMVERFYDPQAGEVLVDGVNIKSLQLQWLRGKISLVSQEPLLFMTSIKDNITYGKADATIEEIKRAAELANAATFIEKLPDAYETTVGQHGSQLSGGQKQRIAIARAILKNPKILLLDEATSALDVESERVVQEALNRIMVGRTTLIVAHRLSTIRSADCIAVVHQGKVVERGVHDKLIKDPDGAYSQLIRLQQAHATERHEVPDTDVSGSIYKSRSLPLEQSTGRDSPRNKGHHSFTKTTGLSKELNRQDFTDRQEDQEHGNSKAPKKAPIGRLFKLNKPEAPVLLLAAIVAFVHGLLFPSFSIMMSGGIRTFYYPPHQLRKDSRFWALTCLLFAVIALISIQLEYFLFGVAGGKLIQRVRSLSFQSIVHQEVAWFDEPSNSSGALGARLYIDALNIRRLVGDNLAILVQCIVTIAAGFSIAFASDWKLTLIVICVIPVMGSQNYIQVKFLKGFSEDAKVMYEDASQVVTEAIGSIQTVASFCAEKRVITSYIQKCQASMKHGIRSGMVGGLGFSLSNLIMYLTYALCFYVGALFVHEGKTTFKDVFRVYFALIFTAFGVSQTSATATDSTKAQESTISILTIIDRRSKINSTSDEGVIIEKVDGNIDFRHVSFKYPSRPDVQVLSNFTLAIPARKTVALVGESGSGKSTIISLLERFYDPDSGTISLDGTELKKLKLSWLRDQTGLVSQEPVLFNNTIRTNIAYGKQGEVREDEIVAAAKAANAHEFISSLPQGYSTIVGERGTQLSGGQKQRVAIARAILKDPKILLLDEATSALDAEGEHIVQDALDQVMVSRTTIVVAHRLSTIKGADMIVVMKDGEVAEKGKHEYLVGKGGVYASLVELHSKSA
- the LOC103651302 gene encoding ABC transporter B family member 4 isoform X2; translated protein: MAGGARHGSEDDAETTTTNEGRRSSDHAAGATTNYSEHKQLVPFLDMLKYADRTDAALMAVGTVAAVANGMTEPLMTVVFAAVIECFGAGDDATILHRVSKVIMYYIYLGIGTAVSSFLQVSCWTVAGERQSTRLRSLYLEAVLRQDIAFFDVEMTTAEAASRMSADTVLIQDALGEKVGKYIQLLTTFVGGFIIGFIRGWMLALVMLACIPPSILSFATVSRLRAQISRKRQESYEDAGNIVEQTIGAIRTVVSFNGEKKAIAMYNNHIKKAYKATIMEGIITGLGVGSIFFVVFSSYSLAFWYGAKLIISKGYTGGQVINIVFAILVGSMAIGTASPSISAIAEGQSAAQRLFEIINRKPNIDINDTSGIVLEDIEGDVELKDVFFRYPARPEQLILDGLCLQVPSGTTMAIVGESGSGKSTVISMVERFYDPQAGEVLVDGVNIKSLQLQWLRGKISLVSQEPLLFMTSIKDNITYGKADATIEEIKRAAELANAATFIEKLPDAYETTVGQHGSQLSGGQKQRIAIARAILKNPKILLLDEATSALDVESERVVQEALNRIMVGRTTLIVAHRLSTIRSADCIAVVHQGKVVERGVHDKLIKDPDGAYSQLIRLQQAHATERHEVPDTDVSGSIYKSRSLPLEQSTGRDSPRNKGHHSFTKTTGLSKELNRQDFTDRQEDQEHGNSKAPKKAPIGRLFKLNKPEAPVLLLAAIVAFVHGLLFPSFSIMMSGVIALISIQLEYFLFGVAGGKLIQRVRSLSFQSIVHQEVAWFDEPSNSSGALGARLYIDALNIRRLVGDNLAILVQCIVTIAAGFSIAFASDWKLTLIVICVIPVMGSQNYIQVKFLKGFSEDAKVMYEDASQVVTEAIGSIQTVASFCAEKRVITSYIQKCQASMKHGIRSGMVGGLGFSLSNLIMYLTYALCFYVGALFVHEGKTTFKDVFRVYFALIFTAFGVSQTSATATDSTKAQESTISILTIIDRRSKINSTSDEGVIIEKVDGNIDFRHVSFKYPSRPDVQVLSNFTLAIPARKTVALVGESGSGKSTIISLLERFYDPDSGTISLDGTELKKLKLSWLRDQTGLVSQEPVLFNNTIRTNIAYGKQGEVREDEIVAAAKAANAHEFISSLPQGYSTIVGERGTQLSGGQKQRVAIARAILKDPKILLLDEATSALDAEGEHIVQDALDQVMVSRTTIVVAHRLSTIKGADMIVVMKDGEVAEKGKHEYLVGKGGVYASLVELHSKSA